GCACAACAAAGTAGCAATTTGTTCAAGCGAAATCGAAACAGGCTCTTTTAATGGAATATGATTTAATTCCGTTCGAAATCGAATAAAATCATCTAAAATATACATAACGACTCTTCCTTTTTACTTATTCTCTACCACTATTTACTCTATTTTCGTAACTATTGATTCTCGCTACACAACTAGTTATCCGAAATTTGAAAATATAACACAAGATAAGTACATATGAAAATCTAAGCAAAACAGAAAAGATAGTCCCAACTCTACATGTTACTTCATAAAGTAAAAATTGGTTAGGAGTAGTAGACGACTATTCCTAACCCTTTTTATATCAACTGTTTATCTCTCTCAGATCTGCCCCTCTATAAAAGAGGAAAAAGTAGAGCTTCCTCTTCTTCTCTTTTTCTTGTCTCCCCTATGCCATACAATCAGCAAAACAAAGGGGGATCAAGTTATGAAATTTCCTAACCCAATGAAAAAAAATTGGACTCAACGCTATCATATCACTATCTGGATCAGAATGTTTGGAGCATTCATAACGAGTCTATCTAGCTCAATGCTCGCCCCATTTTTCTTGTTATACTTACATGATAAATTAAACGGGGCTGTGCTAGTACCTATGCTCATTGTCGGATTACAACCATTAACCGACATCATTGTTACATTGCTCGGGGGTGGTATTACCGATCGTTTAGGACGTAAACCCGTGATGCTGCTTGCCCTAACCATGCAAAGCATAGCAATGGCAGGTTTTATTTTGGCTGACTCGGTACTTAGTTTTGCCCTGCTGTACATGTTGCATGGAGCGGGACAATCATTGTTTGTTCCTGCTCAACGTGCTCAAATTGCTGATGTCACAACAGATAGTCAACGTGTGGAAGTGTTCGGATTACTCAATACCATTAGCTATACTGGTCTTGCGTTAGGTCCTGTAGGAGGAATGCTATTATTCCACTATGATCCTACTTGGCTGTTTGGTATAGAAGCCCTATCCATATTTATTTACATGCTTGTATGCTGGTGGAAATTACCTGAAACAGCTCCTGTCTCATCTGATACTCTTTCTTCCTCATCTGACCAGTGTGAAGCGTCAAGAACAGAAAAAAAAGAGGCAATATCTTCTGATCGTACCGAAACAAACCATGTCTCTGTAGGAACGAGTAGGCATCGCTTCTTCTCGTTACATCGAATTACTACGCTGATCACTAGATACAAACATGTACTCACGCTAATGATCTACACTCTACCAATCAGTTTTTTCTATGCTCAAACTGAGACCACCTTCCGAATCTATCTGCAAAAAAGCTTTGTTAACTATGTATCCATTATTGCAACTCTATCAACAATCAAAGCTATTTTCTCTGTGGTACTACAGCTACCATTGGTCAAATTAACAGAGCGCTTCTCCTTTCAACGTGTGATGCTGTTATCCTGCTCTTGCTTTATGGTAACTGCTGTCGCGTATGGATTCTCTAAAAGTATGATTGTCCTTATTCTGGTTCAATTAACGTGGACTGTAGGAGAAACTATCGGGCTAACGCGTTTGCATACGTACATTTCAGAAATTGCTCCTCCAGAGGAACGTGGCCGTTATTTTTCTTTGCACGGCATTCATTGGGATATCTCACGCACATTTGGTCCTTTCTTAGGAGGAGTCGTTTTGCTTGCCTTTGGTGGGGGAACCTTATTTAGCATTTGCCTAATCTTACTGCTCTTATCTGGAATCCTCTTTTTCCGATCACCAAATTTTCACAAATTGACTGGACAAGACGTGGACTTTCGAAAGAAAACTGTAATAAAATAGTGTTAACTATCGTAAGTCATAACTATATTCGTTCATATAAGAAAGAGAGGGTCGCATCCATCTATGCTAAAAACTGTTTTGGGACGTGTTCGTGTGATTGGCTTTTTAGAAGGTCTTTCCTTCTTACTCCTGCTGTTTATCGCGATGCCACTAAAGTATTATGCTGATCTACCCGTTGGAGTACAAGTGATTGGGCCCTTACATGGTGTTCTGTTTGTTCTCTATCTATTTGTTGTGGCTCATGCTACTTTTGCGTTAAGATGGTCATTTATCCGTGCGATAGGTGCTGTGCTAGCATCCGTTATTCCATTTGGAACCTTTGTTTTAGATGCGAGATTAAAAAAGGATGCCTAACTAAGAACACGTAATATTTAGAATGCATGATTAGTATGCTAGTGAAGAGGCTACCCATGAGCCTCTTTTTTTATTTTGATATGAGCATTTTGTAAGATATTTGTAACCTTTCAGGACAGATGTTTTCTTAGAATAAAAGGGACCAAAACTACTGTTTGGGACAAGGTTTCACAAGGAATAATATCCCCACTGGCTAGTCCGTTCATAGGTCAGCCAGAATGCTTCTTCTATATTTAATGACTAATCTTTGTACCCATACTCTAGTGTCCACCCTTAATTTGTCACTTTTTCTTTCCTTTACCGTCTTATTAATAGATAAATCTAGTACCTGAGGTGAATAATGGATCAACAAAAACCGAGTCGTCTTCAAATCAGACGTAACAAAAAGAAGCAAGAACAACGTAAACGACTCCGCCTGCTTATTATGACCAATACTGTTCTATTAACAGTAGTCCTACTTATCATCGCTTGTATCTATCTTCCCGAAAAAATTGACAAATTCTTCTCCTCTCAAAACAATGCTTCTACAGATTCTACAGACCCTACTTCTAAGAATGTTCGACTTACGTTTGCGGGCGATATCATGATGTCTGGACATGTGGAGACTTTATTAAAGGATAAAGGTTATGACTATGCTTTCAAGCATGTAAAAGATATATTTCTAGCCGATGATTATACAATTGGCAATTTAGAGACTCCAATCACAGAAAAAGGTAGTCCAGCCGCAAACAAACAGTTTGTCTATAAATCAGCACCGGAAGCAGTTACTGCCATGAAAGCATCAGGGATCGATCTAGTCAATCTAGCCAACAATCACTCGATGGACCAGGGAGAAGATGGATTATTAGATACGATGTACACGTTGGACAAGGAAAAAATCGAGTATGTAGGAGCTGGGGTTCATGCTGATCGTGCTTACTCCCCTGTTTTCGTAGAACGTAATGGTATTAAAATGGCATTTTTCGGTTTTAGTCGTGTCGTTCCTGAAACCAGTTGGTATGCAGGAAAAAATAAGACTGGCCTTGCGGTAATGTATGATCCTAAACGGGCAGTTGAAGCCGTACAAGCTGCCAAGAAGGAAGCTGATCTAGTCATTGTCATCGCTCATTGGGGAAAAGAAAAAGTAGATTTTCCAGTAGAGCACCAAAAAGAATTGGCCCGAGCTCTCGTGAACGCAGGGGCTGACCTTATTGTCGGTGGTCATCCTCATGTACTACAAGGATTCGAGCAGCTTGATGGAAAATGGATCGCATACAGCATGGGAAATTTCATCTTTACCCGTGCGACACAGCCTAAAACCTGGGAAACCATGGTTCTACAAGCTACCCTGACAAAGGAGGGAGTTAAGGAGCTTAAAATGGTGCCATACCATGCGGAACTCGGTCAGGCTGTACCAATGAATGAGGAAAATTCTCTTCAATTGATAAAGCGAATAGAGTCAATCTCTTCAGGAATTAAAATTGCAGAGGATGGTACAATTACAGCTTCAAAAGGGACAGACGAAAACAATGGATAAATCAGAATGAGTAGTCTGTGCAGGGAGTATATCATTTAGCAATCAGAATCCGCTCAAAGCAACGTTTAAAGCAGGAAAGGAATCAAGAATATCGATTTTACAGCTATTAACAATTAAAAAACCATTTCCGAATAGAAAAAGGGCTACTCCTCAAATAAACAACCTGAGCGAGCAATGCCCCTTTTTTTATTAAAGATATAGAATGATGCCTTTGTAAAGCTCTATACACGCTTTGTTGCCATTTTTCTTTTCCCAGATTGTCTTTGTACCATAGCAATAAGCGGAGAACCAATGATTGTTGGCAGTAACCATAGCAAAAGTGACGGCCACTGGTTCAGAACAGGAATCTTAGCTTGATTTACGACCAAAACCGCTGTAATAACCCCAATGTAGGAACCAAGCATTCCGTTAATATGCTTGCCTACCCATTCAGTCCATCTACGTTTTCTAGCTAAATACCCATATAGTGCTAATCCATACGAAAACAGCGCAATAAAAAACAAATATGCGCTCTCCTCCCAATGCCAAATAGCCGTTATAATGGATGTCAGAAAAATCACTACGTACGATCCGTGATAAATCTCCCCGTAAATGGTATGGAGACCTCTTTTTTTCCTCATGATGATTGCCAATAATCCTGTGAGTAAACATGCTGTTCCTGCTAAGATATGCAACGCAATCAGTATCTGAAAAACGCTCAACTGACATCACCTCTCCTTATGTATAAGTTCTTGATGATGTCCTTAATCATCACAGCAATTGACTCTGGGAAGGTCCTTATTGATTTTTTAACTGATCAATAGCATAAGTGGTGGTTATCGTAATGTTATTCGGTAATTCGTCGATTGGAAACCATCCTACTTCCTCTAAAGCGTGTGGTTCCAAATTTTGAACCTCGCCACTAGCGATGTGAGCTATAAAAGTAGGAGCAACCCAATGGACATTTTCTGCTTGAACAATATGATTTGTCACACATAATAGGCTGTCAATAACGATATTTATATTAAGCTCCTCTTTTATTTCACGTATCACAGCATCTTCAATCGTTTCCATGTAGTCCACCTTGCCTCCAGGTAGACTCCAACAACCGGCTTCTGGTGCTTTTTTGCGTAAGACAAGTAGAATACGTCTATTCTCGTCTATGATTGCAGCTCCTACACCCACTCTTGGAATATTGTTTGTCATAAATGAACTCCTTTTTGTAGAAATATTCTTGATTTTAAATAAAAAAGTGGGAACTATTTAGCTTCCCACTCTATTATTTTAATCCCAAGTGTATCGTTGCCTCGGAAAGGATCCCCGTACATTCGTATAAGCAATCATTATAATCTATTATATACGAATCTCCACTACATCTTCTACAGGTATCGTCTGAAGATTATTTCCTCTTTAATTTCTCGTTAATTTTTTTCATTTCTCGTAAATTCAGCCAATATAGCACCGCCCAGACAAGGATATAAATAATTAATTGAACTCCAATAAACATAAGAAACCTGACTGGATTCTCAGCTGGATTTTCATACCAATCTCCAATTGCACCACAAATAAACACAAGTATTAAGACAACAACATAATGTATTGATAATTTAACCACAAATGGCCAACGATCAAAGTAAAAAATAAGTGTGATAAGACCGCAACCCACTCCTAGAAATACAGCCAAAAGCAATTCCAACAAAAGCTCTTGCCCATTAATTACTCTGGTTTGATTTTGTAATAAAACAATTGTAAGAATGATATAAGAGGTACTTAACCCAATAAGAGCCCCAATTAGTGAAGATTGGATTATTTTTTTCATTAAGCATCCCTCCCGATTCCTAGCCGCTTCTTCAGTACCTTTAAATACATACGACTAACATGAGCTGTTGATCCATTATCCATCACAAGCTGCATCATACCTATTTTCTCCATCTTCATAAAGGAAATTTTAGACACATTTACGAGCGTTGATTTATTGACACGGACAAAGTTCTTTTTTAATAAATCTTCCAGCTCAAATAATTTACGCTTTGATTCATATTCATCCTCATCTGTTGAAAAATAAACCTTTGAACCTTCTGAATAAACAAAGTAAATATCTATAATTTTCAACATATAGATTTGCTGTTGTACATAACCATCAATTACTTCTGTGTTAGAAGACTCAAAATACCTCATAATTCGTTCAATTTCATTTGTATACGCATTTGTATGAATATGGATTTCTGTTTCCTTTACATTCTCATCGATGATTAATTTGATTTGCATATGCACCCTCCACTCCATAAATAAAATATACCATGGAAACTATTTATATTTTATTTTCTTATATAAGTGGTTCAATATGACAAATAAGTAGCAAAAAAGCGATGATGATATGTATATTCACCACCGTTTTTTTATGTTATTTGCTTCTATTAGTTTAAGGAGATTAGACTAATACAGGGGGATAAGGGTTTCCAATATAATTTAGAGGCCCTACATTAGCACTAATGTTTAAAAATGTAGAGCGAATAAGAAACATCATTCTTATGCATTATCCGTATAACCCTTCAGAAGAACACAAAGAAACATTTATCAATTCTGTCCTTTTAGGTTATATCGGAACGGGTTTTGAAATACCAACATCGAGTCTAAATACGAATCAATCTACAGCATTAAAAATAGTTTCGGTGAAGGTTGGTAGAAGGGAGTTGGAAGATGTTAGTATGGGGCGGTTCAACCATCTGATTATATTCCCGGGCCCAAAGGTAAAGGGTGTTCATGTTGCCATTCGGTATCATTTGTCAGGTTTGGCAATTGGAGATAAGTTTTTAAGTTTTACAACCTCCCAAGCTCAAAACTAGACTAAAAAATTTTTTATGAAATTACCCCCCAAAAAATGTATAATGCAAATCATTGAAACTGAAGGGGGTTGTTACCATGTTTTCGTTTGGATTCCAAATTTGGACTGGAGTCGTAATATGGGTAGGTTTAATCGTAGTAGCAGTTTTGATAATTAGAAAATATTTGAAAAACAAAAATTAAAGATTTGGTAGATAAATATTTGGACTAGGAAAAAAAAAGAACAAACCTTGGAAAATATCTCGATCGACGTGGAATGAAACAGGAGTGGCTTTCTTCGGCTTCAAAGGTTAACAGAGATACAATTGGACAACTTTGCTCCAATGATGAAAAGCTTCCAACGATGAGAACCGCTAAAAAGATATTGGACGCCTTACGCAAAGTAGATCCAACTGTGAAGCAAACCGACTTTTGGGAGATGTAAACACCCCGCCAGGTTATCAATGGCGGGGGTGTTTGCCGTATCCCTGTTCCCACAGGCAATACATTCTATGTAGTTGTAAGATGCACTGCTTAGGCTTCTACATTGACCACATCTTCTACAGGTATCCACCAAAAATCCTCATCGTTCTTTAACTTGATCTGCTTAAACGTTGAATCAAACTTCTCTACCCATCCCCAAGCTGATTCAATTACTCCTCTACCCTCTTTTGTTTCTTTCCACCAGCTAATTGTTAATGCGTAGTCATACTGATGTGAGTCAGATATTCTATAACAAAACTCGGCTAGCTCATCCTCTTCGATTATCGGTTTCTCGAATAATTTCTTATCCCGTGAAGCTGACGTACCATTTCTGCTTATTAAGGTAAAAGTGAATCCAAGAATTTAGTAAGCTATCATCTTTTTATATATGCATTTTTTATTTTATACTAAACATTCCCACATAATCTTCCGATATACTATTTTGATACATTTGTATATTTCTATTATTCAAAAAATATTAGGCGGATGAACATGGTATCAGTTTCTAGTGCTTCAAATTCTTACAGGCAAAATATGAACAGCGCAAGAGAAGTAATGGCATTGGGAAATCAACAAGAGCAACGTAACAATGATCATCTGCAAGGTAATATTCAAAGCGATAGGGTACAAATATCAAAAGAAGGTAAACAATTATACCTAGCTAGCGCTTCAGCTAGTTCTAATTCATGGTGATTTAAAAGATACGGCCTCTGATTGGATTGATTCTAGTAAGAGATGGTTAGTTGATGCTGGTAATTTTTTATTAGACGCTGCCAAAGCAGGACTGGACTTCTTAATTTTAGATGATGTAAAAACCATTTTTGATCCAAAAGCTAGTGATGTAGAGAAAGGATTCGCAATTCTCTCTATTCCCTGCTGGAAAAGGAGCGAAAGCCGGAAAAAAAACCTATGACCTACTGAAAAGATATGGTGATGATGTAATCGATCTTGCAAATGATGTCCTCAAAGGACGACAGAAGATTGGTAAATATTTTGTAAAATCTAGGATCGATGAAGATAAAGTTATCTTAAAAGAGACTGAAAAAGCTATGAAAAGCCCTATTATTCAAAGGGAAGCTAATAACTTGGTCGAAAAATACCTAAGAGGCCTAAACCCAAATAAAGGTGCTTTATAATTAAATATTTGTAAAAGGGGTTCTATAGATGAATCTTTTAAAGAAACATCAGAAAAAAAACATTTGGATTAGATCAGAAATTGGTGAAGGAGAGTTTGATCCCTACGACGAAAATACAGATGTCATCGTAACCTTCCCGAATCGAATAAGATATGTTGCCTCATTCTTTACTTATAAAAACATTGAAAGTATAAGACAACAAAATAGAGAACATGGTGAAAATATGAATGGACTGTATTTCTGGTCTAGCGATATGGTGATAGTCGATAATATTAAAGCCGAGACAATCACATCCATTATCGAACAATTAATTACAGAGGATAAATTTGAAAGTTTATTAATTGAAGATGTATCCTCTGAATCTGATCATTTATATGAAGAAGGATTCTTTGATTCTTAAATTTAAATCCTTAAAGATAAAACACCTGTTAGATACTATGAAATGCCCCTCTTAAGTAAACATTGGAAAAATCCCTGAGGTTAACCGAGAACTTAAGGGGGGCTCTTCATTTCCTAGAGGGATTTTGGAATTATAAATAGTAGAACATGAGCCTTTCCCGAGTTTCAATAAGCGTTTAGCAGCTAGGACAAGCCTAAAAAGACAATTAGTACATCGAGCTGGGTTGAAGATGCCAAGAGGTTGGGGATGGCTCAGAAATCCTAAGAAGTATGCTTATAATAAAGTTTACAACAGGACTACGTTTGATATATTTAAGGTGATTGGTAAATTGTTTAAATAACAATAACCCTCTAGGGCTTCCTAGGGGGTTATTCTGTGTATAAATGATTTGAGGATCAATCAACTATAATAATTAAAAAAGAAAATATTTTTTTAAAAATATACAAAATACACCATAATTAATTACATATTTTTCAATTTATGTTTTGTTTTATGAAATTTAATCTCGTATAATGCAAATGTGTCGGCCGACATAGCTAATATTCTTACAACATTTTTTATTCGTTATTCTTACATACACTCATAAAGGAGGTAAGCACTTTTCTCTTTCTATACAGATAGAGTAGGAGTGTTAGACAAATGAACCTAAAGAAAATAGGACTATTCGCTATTGCGATGATCATGACCTTGTTTAGTTTTCAAACGTATTCGTTTGCAGCGGAAGTAGATGAATATATTTGGACAGAAAAAAGTCCGATGCCAACAGGAAGATTTGGAATGGGGAGTTTAGTTTATGATGATAAAATTTATGTATATGGTGGAACTGTAAGTGGTGGAAGTATAAGTGGTGGAAATACAGCAATCTT
This is a stretch of genomic DNA from Brevibacillus laterosporus DSM 25. It encodes these proteins:
- a CDS encoding MDR family MFS transporter, which codes for MKFPNPMKKNWTQRYHITIWIRMFGAFITSLSSSMLAPFFLLYLHDKLNGAVLVPMLIVGLQPLTDIIVTLLGGGITDRLGRKPVMLLALTMQSIAMAGFILADSVLSFALLYMLHGAGQSLFVPAQRAQIADVTTDSQRVEVFGLLNTISYTGLALGPVGGMLLFHYDPTWLFGIEALSIFIYMLVCWWKLPETAPVSSDTLSSSSDQCEASRTEKKEAISSDRTETNHVSVGTSRHRFFSLHRITTLITRYKHVLTLMIYTLPISFFYAQTETTFRIYLQKSFVNYVSIIATLSTIKAIFSVVLQLPLVKLTERFSFQRVMLLSCSCFMVTAVAYGFSKSMIVLILVQLTWTVGETIGLTRLHTYISEIAPPEERGRYFSLHGIHWDISRTFGPFLGGVVLLAFGGGTLFSICLILLLLSGILFFRSPNFHKLTGQDVDFRKKTVIK
- a CDS encoding DUF3817 domain-containing protein — encoded protein: MLKTVLGRVRVIGFLEGLSFLLLLFIAMPLKYYADLPVGVQVIGPLHGVLFVLYLFVVAHATFALRWSFIRAIGAVLASVIPFGTFVLDARLKKDA
- a CDS encoding CapA family protein, with product MDQQKPSRLQIRRNKKKQEQRKRLRLLIMTNTVLLTVVLLIIACIYLPEKIDKFFSSQNNASTDSTDPTSKNVRLTFAGDIMMSGHVETLLKDKGYDYAFKHVKDIFLADDYTIGNLETPITEKGSPAANKQFVYKSAPEAVTAMKASGIDLVNLANNHSMDQGEDGLLDTMYTLDKEKIEYVGAGVHADRAYSPVFVERNGIKMAFFGFSRVVPETSWYAGKNKTGLAVMYDPKRAVEAVQAAKKEADLVIVIAHWGKEKVDFPVEHQKELARALVNAGADLIVGGHPHVLQGFEQLDGKWIAYSMGNFIFTRATQPKTWETMVLQATLTKEGVKELKMVPYHAELGQAVPMNEENSLQLIKRIESISSGIKIAEDGTITASKGTDENNG
- a CDS encoding DUF3021 domain-containing protein, giving the protein MKKIIQSSLIGALIGLSTSYIILTIVLLQNQTRVINGQELLLELLLAVFLGVGCGLITLIFYFDRWPFVVKLSIHYVVVLILVFICGAIGDWYENPAENPVRFLMFIGVQLIIYILVWAVLYWLNLREMKKINEKLKRK
- a CDS encoding NUDIX hydrolase, with protein sequence MTNNIPRVGVGAAIIDENRRILLVLRKKAPEAGCWSLPGGKVDYMETIEDAVIREIKEELNINIVIDSLLCVTNHIVQAENVHWVAPTFIAHIASGEVQNLEPHALEEVGWFPIDELPNNITITTTYAIDQLKNQ
- a CDS encoding transcriptional regulator; protein product: MKQEWLSSASKVNRDTIGQLCSNDEKLPTMRTAKKILDALRKVDPTVKQTDFWEM
- a CDS encoding LytTR family DNA-binding domain-containing protein, which translates into the protein MQIKLIIDENVKETEIHIHTNAYTNEIERIMRYFESSNTEVIDGYVQQQIYMLKIIDIYFVYSEGSKVYFSTDEDEYESKRKLFELEDLLKKNFVRVNKSTLVNVSKISFMKMEKIGMMQLVMDNGSTAHVSRMYLKVLKKRLGIGRDA